The following is a genomic window from Malus sylvestris chromosome 7, drMalSylv7.2, whole genome shotgun sequence.
tagtacgtttggataatgacacatgacgtaataagattggttgaaaatcttatcgtaatcttggctaaattattgtaaacagatagtgacacgtggtgcaTTGGGATAGGTTGCaaatcttagcggaaatctattcacaaaatagtacattctgataatgacacgtggcgttacgatattggttaaaaatcttatccaaaattaaaactattttatttatttattcttttataaaaaaatttaaaaaatttaaaatgggctgggtgccagcgtaTTTTGTAAGGGTGAagatcgtttgtgccagcgcatttttagACTGGGTGCCAgcacatttttttaggggtggagatgctttggcctattactgttcacttgagtggataaatgcgttGGGTGTTGGCGCAAAGTCTTTAGGGGTGAAATTGTTCTTATGTAATTACTAGAAAACCCCACACACTATATGtgtgtaaatataaaaaatttaaaaggaaaaaaaaatatatatgcggAGGAGAGATGCTTGAGAGAAATGTGAAAGAGATGGTGACAGAGAAATGTGCAAGATGTTTATAtttagaatttttattttttaatattaaaaattaaaacatatgcaatgatgatatgatgttgagggaaaaaaaaaaagaaaaatttggttGGTGCAAAATTATATTATTGTCTATGATTTTATATTGTAATAAAAGACCAAATTATTTTTACACTACCCATCAACGTGTGAGTTTTATCTCAATTTGAGAAATGATACAAATATAGTATGAAAAATATAAGTAGATTAACATTTTTGTTAGGGGTgtactatccacacaccctattttacttctcacatactttttgataatttttgttcgttgatcttctttaattcatccgatccgacggtcgaaaattaaaaaaatgtgtgagaagtaaaatggagtCACACCCCTTTTGTTAACTCCCAATACCAGAACAGTCCTTGAAGCTTCCTCTTCAAAACTATCAAAACTATAGAAATACGGCGACGAGTGGTTGAGCTGTTGAGTTGACTTTAACATGGTATTTCTCTACCATTTGGGCAAAACCACAACCTCTGCCAGCGAAGAAGGATTAATTAATGGATACCAGGGCAGCCCTTGAAGATTCCTCTTCAAAACAATGGAAACACGACGTGTTCCTAAGCTTCCGAGGTAAAGACACGCGCCGGACCTTCACCGACAACCTCTACTGGGCATTAAAGCACGACAGCGTCAACGTCTTCAGAGACGAAGAAAATCTTCAAAGAGGCGAAACTATAAGAGACGAGTTAGTGGAAGCAATCGAACGGTCTCAGATCGCCATTATTGTCTTCTCAAAAGGGTACGCGGATTCGAGATGGTGTCTTGAGGAGCTGGAGACGATCATGAAGTGTAGAACAACTATGGGGCAAACGGTCTTGCCGATATTCTATGATATTGATCCTTCACATGTTAGGGGTCAAACTGATAGTTTTGCAGAGCCATTTCAGAAATATGAACGGCGCTACCCTAAAGATAAGGTGCTGAGGTGGAGAGATGCTTTGACTCAAGCTGGAAGATTGGCTGGTGGGAATCTTGAAAACACTGATGGGTAATTCCTTGGACAATCTACTTTTTAACTTTCTCATATTGAAAAATTGGCGGACATGATCATTTTTCAAATACTAAATTGATTAGTATTCAATATGTGGTACATATATGATCGACACGTTGTCACTATTTGATTGCCATGTAATGGATATTtgattttgataagttgagcagttaaaatttgatttttaatcaTTCTAGTAGATCTGCATTTTTTGCGAAATGTCATTTGTTGGCTTCTCAAGTAAGGCTCATAATTTTCATTTACACATTGCAATGCAAAGCTTAGAAATCCTGAAAAGTGAGAATCTGCAAACGCTGATCTAACTATCAATGTGGGCAAATTGAGCTAATCACATGGATCAACATATTTGCATTTGTTTGAATGAATGTTTTCAGAAGTTGAACAATGTATTTATTGAAATCTTATTTGATCCCAAAATCTGGTATCATAATAATGAATAATGTGTTAGTTGAGTTCATCCTAGAGTTACATTTTGCTTACCTTTGTATTTTAACTGATAGGTATGAAGGAAGGTTTATAAGGAAAATTGTTGACGATGTCACTAGAAGACTGAACAACACATACTCAGGTGTAGCCGCCAACCAAGTTGGAATAGATTCTCGTGTGCAACTGATCATCAATGAGTTAGATATTGGAGGATCAGATGATGTTCGCATTATTGGAATTTTGGGTATGGGTGGAACGGGTAAGTCAACGGTTGCACAAGCCATTATCAGCAGATTTAGACAAAGGTTTGACGCTACTTGTTTCCTTTCAAAAGTGAGGGAAGGGGATATGGTTAAATTGCAAAACAAACTTCTTTGTGATATCTTGAAACCAGCCAATGTAGAGGTAAGTACTGTCAATCAAGGGACCGAGGAGATAGAACGAAGACTTGGCAGCAAAAAGGTACTTGTCGTAATTGATGACGTTGATTGTGCGAAACAATTACATCAGTTAGCTATAAAACGTGACACCTTTGGCCCAGGGAGTAGAATTATTATAACAACAAGAGTCAAACAATTGCTAAAGATATTTAAAGTGGATAAGACATGCAACGCACAGATAATGAATAAACAAGAAGCTTTTGAGCTCTTTTGTTGCCATGCCTTTACTGAGCGTTGTCCTCCTGATAAAGAATATCTTGAACTCTCAAGCAAAGTTGTTGATTACTGCGGAGGTTTGCCACTAGCACTTGAGGTTTTAGGTTCTTATTTATGTACAAAACTCAAAAGTGAATGGAAAAGTGCCTTGAGTAAATTGAGAACATATCCTCATATGCAAATTCACGAACAGCTTAAAATAAGCTATGATGGGCTGATTGACGATGATGTGAAGGATATATTCCTTGATATATCTTGTTTCTTTATTGGAATGAACAAGGACCATGTCACAACAATATTGGATGGCTGTGACTTTAATCCAGAAATAGGAATTGGAGAACTACATGATCGATGTCTTGTAGCTATTGATGAAGGGAACAACCTGATAATGCATGATTTGCTTCGAGACATGGGCAGACAAATCGTACGCGCAAAATCCCCTAAAATCCCCGGAAAACGTTGTAGATTGTGGGATCAGGATGATGTCAAAGACGTATTGAGAAACAAATCTGTAAGTAATTGCTGTCAAATTATACGATGATATGTATTAATTTAAACGGAACTACATGTTGAATGCAAagagaaattaagtctaagaaCAACTATATgactttgttgcttgtttataAATCTTCTTTTCATATGCAATGATATAACCCTTTTCTTACTTAGTTAACTttgcattcttcttcttttttattttcttttaaaagggAACAGAGGAAGTTGAAGGACTCATGTTAGATTTGCAAGAATCCGACAAGCCTATCTTCTGTACAGAAGCACTTAAGGAGATGCAGGGACTGAGGTTGCTCAAACTGAAAGGCGTAAAGTTCACTGGAAACTGCCAACATCTTTCCAAAAAGTTAAGATGGTTGTGCTGGTCTGAGTTTCCTCTAAAGATCATACCAGAAGATTTTAATCAATCATACCTAGTTGATATTGACCTGAGTCATAGCGAAATACAATTTTGGAATGATTCAGACGTGGTACAGTATAATCCCAGCCAAACCACTGATTCTTTCCTCCATTTTTGTAAGTACCAACATTATGCTCTCTCTTCTATTTGGATTGATTTCTGTTCTTTTTTCTCTGACAGCCGCTTGAGAAGTTGAAGTTTCTTAATCTTGGGTATTGCCGTCGCCTGAAAAGATCACCAGACTTTTCAAAACTCCCAAATCTCGAGAAGCTGCTACTCAATGATTGCGAGAGTTTGTCTAGGATTCACCCTTCCATAGTACAACTGAAGAACCTTAAACATTTATCTCTTGCGAACTGCAATCTAAAAAATGATGCAATTCCTAAGGATCTTGGGGGTCTATCTTCTTTAGAAGTTCTAGATCTACGTGGCAATAATTTTAATGTGCTACCCACCCTCAGTGGCCTTTCCAAGCTTCAACCTTTACAATGGGATAACTGTAAAAACCTTGAGGCAATCCcagatttaccaaaaaaattggaaatctTGGAACCGGATGAATGCGCTGCGAAGGAAAAAGTGCCAGATTTTTCACATATGTTGAGTGTGATGGGATTGCATCAGAATCACTTTCCCGAATGGACTGAGATTCCAGGCATGGATAAGTTGTCAGACTCGGTGACAAGGATTCCCATTGAAGGGTGCACCGCTTGTGATGAAATTATCCTGcaggtcctctctctctctcttcgaccATCTCTCTCATGCACACATAAATGCATTTCTTAATCGCTTGTATAAATCTTTGCTCCACACGGTTTAGGGATGGAGTGCGAGTTAAAATGGTTGGTTTTATATCCTGGAAATGTTTTTCCTCAGTGGTTTAGGGGTGTCGACTTTAAGGATGAATTAGTTGGGCCACAAAGTTTATTTAAATGTGTTGACTGTATGCATCATATTCTCTTCAGATAACTCCCAGTCTGGTGATTGTCTTCGCATTCCGTGTTGTAAGTTGTACCCGGCGCTGGGAGTTTATCGTGTGTGCAATGAAAGTGACCATAATTGCATCCTATAAGACTTTGTATgggacatttttttttatccatttttctttatttatctgGTCTTTTGAGTAATTTCCTGTCCTATTATATCTTCCAAATTATACAGAAAAACTCCATTGTGATTCATATTGGTGTCCAAGAGAGCATTAGTTAGTTCACCATTTTGGTACATTCCACGCTCTTAGGTTTGTATATTCTACAGAGAGAATATAAATGGATATCTATTTTGACATATTGTCCaatgaacatgttttaaaaGGTGAGGCGAAGCCAATACGTTTTCATGGACAACCTCGCGTAGGCAATAACCTCACAACACCTAAAATTATTATAGggctaatcttagtatattacTCTAAagtctttttttgttttcaacatttcatacattaagttttcttttttcatccaaatttggTACTTAAGGTGATAATTCTAaaacactttcatacatccattaaGTTTTGTGTTAAAACAACCGTTAACATGTGATATGATTCTTGcgtggacaatgattgggcgccacgtaggtatttaaaaaataaaaaataaaaaataaaattcaaacatttaaaatcaaaaaataaaaagataaaaaaaatataaaaatttgcaaACCGCTGCAAATCTTCCTTCTTCCCCTCCCCCACAAATCTTCCCAGTCCATCAAAAAGAAAATTAGGAGATGCCCGGATGAAGTCCTGGCTACAAgagattttattatatatagcCAAAACATACActtcaatttcaaaaatatccCTTTTTAtaaagggaagtgttattgacacttcaaaattctcattttacactcctcacaagtgtatttttcttttctaatatagaaagtttggagtgtagaatgagatttttggagtgctaataacaatttcctttATAAAAATGtcaattataacaaaaaaagtACTTGAATAGAATCAAATGGCCATAACATTAAAACCAACTTACACTACAACAAAAATCCTTGACACTATGTTTGGacgagggaaataaacttggaatttggataaaagtcagaatttataaattgacatgcaccaattcgggattggtcaagtatggtacagacagtgctcccctaagttccggagtgagggaagctcctcgattggggacttgcaagatccaagccgctgagtaatcacgaaacttctaagtaccgaagtgtggtattgttttcacttgccttatctgtctcataggtagatgtggcatcttctctggaagtacttttcctccatctagaggtggtatctttaacaggtggagatgcacaaggtaatgtatcaatttcgcttgaagcttacttgtagttttaggcttggtcaagcgcgatacaaaccatatagtaagagtcccctaagtcgccgagctaggagatctgccaaaagaggtgacagacaaggttagcaatcagagctcccagCAATTAGTCCCAGagcagaagtttgatttcgagttccggctgattgttctcattctccctatcttgcaggcagcaggaatgataaaaagaagaaaaatgagaagagatgatatgagatacttttacttttgaagaagtaactttccacatgcttattcttgaactcggctgaagggttttctggtttcctccagggtaaggccgactcaagaatttgagggtcaaaacaagtccatcaaatcaagaatgcgttcgaccttgatgatatgggatactttggctgttgacaaagtaataga
Proteins encoded in this region:
- the LOC126628543 gene encoding disease resistance protein RUN1-like isoform X2 — its product is MDTRAALEDSSSKQWKHDVFLSFRGKDTRRTFTDNLYWALKHDSVNVFRDEENLQRGETIRDELVEAIERSQIAIIVFSKGYADSRWCLEELETIMKCRTTMGQTVLPIFYDIDPSHVRGQTDSFAEPFQKYERRYPKDKVLRWRDALTQAGRLAGGNLENTDGYEGRFIRKIVDDVTRRLNNTYSGVAANQVGIDSRVQLIINELDIGGSDDVRIIGILGMGGTGKSTVAQAIISRFRQRFDATCFLSKVREGDMVKLQNKLLCDILKPANVEVSTVNQGTEEIERRLGSKKVLVVIDDVDCAKQLHQLAIKRDTFGPGSRIIITTRVKQLLKIFKVDKTCNAQIMNKQEAFELFCCHAFTERCPPDKEYLELSSKVVDYCGGLPLALEVLGSYLCTKLKSEWKSALSKLRTYPHMQIHEQLKISYDGLIDDDVKDIFLDISCFFIGMNKDHVTTILDGCDFNPEIGIGELHDRCLVAIDEGNNLIMHDLLRDMGRQIVRAKSPKIPGKRCRLWDQDDVKDVLRNKSGTEEVEGLMLDLQESDKPIFCTEALKEMQGLRLLKLKGVKFTGNCQHLSKKLRWLCWSEFPLKIIPEDFNQSYLVDIDLSHSEIQFWNDSDVPLEKLKFLNLGYCRRLKRSPDFSKLPNLEKLLLNDCESLSRIHPTLSGLSKLQPLQWDNCKNLEAIPDLPKKLEILEPDECAAKEKVPDFSHMLSVMGLHQNHFPEWTEIPGMDKLSDSVTRIPIEGCTACDEIILQVLSLSLRPSLSCTHKCIS
- the LOC126628543 gene encoding disease resistance protein RUN1-like isoform X1: MDTRAALEDSSSKQWKHDVFLSFRGKDTRRTFTDNLYWALKHDSVNVFRDEENLQRGETIRDELVEAIERSQIAIIVFSKGYADSRWCLEELETIMKCRTTMGQTVLPIFYDIDPSHVRGQTDSFAEPFQKYERRYPKDKVLRWRDALTQAGRLAGGNLENTDGYEGRFIRKIVDDVTRRLNNTYSGVAANQVGIDSRVQLIINELDIGGSDDVRIIGILGMGGTGKSTVAQAIISRFRQRFDATCFLSKVREGDMVKLQNKLLCDILKPANVEVSTVNQGTEEIERRLGSKKVLVVIDDVDCAKQLHQLAIKRDTFGPGSRIIITTRVKQLLKIFKVDKTCNAQIMNKQEAFELFCCHAFTERCPPDKEYLELSSKVVDYCGGLPLALEVLGSYLCTKLKSEWKSALSKLRTYPHMQIHEQLKISYDGLIDDDVKDIFLDISCFFIGMNKDHVTTILDGCDFNPEIGIGELHDRCLVAIDEGNNLIMHDLLRDMGRQIVRAKSPKIPGKRCRLWDQDDVKDVLRNKSGTEEVEGLMLDLQESDKPIFCTEALKEMQGLRLLKLKGVKFTGNCQHLSKKLRWLCWSEFPLKIIPEDFNQSYLVDIDLSHSEIQFWNDSDVPLEKLKFLNLGYCRRLKRSPDFSKLPNLEKLLLNDCESLSRIHPSIVQLKNLKHLSLANCNLKNDAIPKDLGGLSSLEVLDLRGNNFNVLPTLSGLSKLQPLQWDNCKNLEAIPDLPKKLEILEPDECAAKEKVPDFSHMLSVMGLHQNHFPEWTEIPGMDKLSDSVTRIPIEGCTACDEIILQVLSLSLRPSLSCTHKCIS